One region of Theileria equi strain WA chromosome 4 map unlocalized gcontig_1105316255039, whole genome shotgun sequence genomic DNA includes:
- a CDS encoding hypothetical protein (encoded by transcript BEWA_054380A), producing MCKLAQEILLATTFTVAFASLPDNDSVNKLSDLKLELSINIKDAKRVNEYRRKITERVDNYLTTSQKSASSSTRSFEWELLEIEKIKNDVETQIASAKVKLNKILDESVVASAEIDEVLDGKDTEKVLEEEIKALVEENRKTLQALDYEHGILDYKVVKLGIIDNIITNNGIYTPFKNKDLYPQSEADSATLTLDQNTTENQIYALLFNPEPKVFTREELRHLSDSMERLLVNRLLEFKKIGDELMNKVNRVKEFKPDISFSLGNIYKLFKALVINREDEKLASELLQLSEHYREIMSLVSPAKKDIEENMKTVRECVHALESESDDANLPTEKCLHSFKGGILAIEATRYKKLADHIKEVENTIGDIERRLKGFLEDNGMGNTNFNGMLCVAVILYLITF from the coding sequence atgtgcaaaCTGGCTCAAGAAATACTGCTTGCTACTACATTTACAGTAGCGTTCGCTTCCCTTCCAGACAACGATTCGGTTAATAAGCTCTCAGATTTAAAACTGGAACTGAGTATAAACATCAAAGACGCCAAAAGAGTGAATGAGTATAGAAGGAAGATTACCGAACGGGTTGACAATTATCTTACTACCAGCCAAAAATCTGCTTCTAGTTCAACCAGATCCTTTGAATGGGAACTTTTAGAGATTGaaaagattaaaaatgATGTTGAGACACAGATTGCCAGCGCAAAGGTAAAATTGAATAAGATTTTAGACGAAAGCGTCGTTGCTTCAGCTGAGATTGATGAAGTTTTGGATGGTAAAGATACTGAAAAAGTACTCGAAGAAGAGATAAAAGCACTTGTGGAGGAGAATAGAAAAACTTTGCAGGCGTTAGACTATGAACATGGCATTCTGGATTACAAAGTTGTGAAGTTGGGAATTATCGATAATATAATCACCAATAACGGAATCTATACGCCGTTCAAGAATAAAGATTTATACCCGCAAAGCGAGGCAGATTCTGCTACTCTAACATTAGACCAAAATACTACGGAGAACCAAATTTATGCCCTCCTTTTTAATCCTGAACCAAAAGTATTTACAAGGGAAGAACTAAGGCATCTTTCAGATTCAATGGAAAGGTTATTGGTGAACAGGTTATTAGAGTTTAAAAAAATTGGAGATGAATTAATGAACAAGGTAAATAGGGTAAAGGAGTTTAAACCAGACATCTCATTTTCTCTTGGAAACATATACAAACTATTCAAGGCTTTAGTCATAAATCGAGAGGATGAAAAATTAGCCAGTGAATTATTACAATTAAGTGAACATTATCGTGAAATTATGTCACTTGTATCTCCCGCAAAAAAGGATATTGAAGAAAACATGAAAACGGTGAGAGAATGTGTGCATGCACTCGAATCAGAGTCTGATGACGCTAATTTACCCACTGAAAAATGCTTACATTCATTTAAAGGAGGTATTTTGGCTATTGAAGCGACTAGATACAAAAAATTGGCAGACCATATCAAGGAGGTTGAGAATACAATTGGGGATATCGAAAGGCGTTTAAAAGGatttttggaggataaTGGCATGGGaaatacaaactttaaCGGTATGCTTTGTGTTGCAGTTATTCTCTACCTGATCACGTTTTGA
- a CDS encoding hypothetical protein (encoded by transcript BEWA_054400A), translated as MSKIDGSKYSVSASKSNGVPILRCTAKSNVFPTTLKYGNDVIWKGNDGTTCKSALIYFDGNKPKAAVLGYELDGRSSDMFLYKDTYNWVEDYDMYKETVDNLVEAAEGREEDDDDEEEKEEERVYDDEDTMDLELDDGWDEPTSQEQEDEDEDPEPERRPRKSRKSRRRKSKTRKSRGSNEKLPEDEDSEFQDDFWDTPDDYSERQDDTQDEPDELVIEEDEAVQLTKSSGSPVSIDIAQPSSACRRFEYIYEDNHVRLLIPHDGVPVVRMFDGKTILWEMTSNQTFEFSKIYLNKYRKPELVLIATTTNSVELYTRFKKTWKGWKKCEDYSNELDKLKITSEANTAFTIHLEDKKDTEECTIFEARMINFYTQFFFPKPGYFAREVMYNGVTLWKSTNGNERCIGCDLYLKGRGPPLLVVVIQGRVKGYKFFELVGSRWVPVKDGEFPEKLERMKIANGKPLKDFDETIEPEEQDMNVQEPPEEEETDYHLDNEDKDEKSEKDYEDVEETEEEDNELDENEEEDEPPSQEVNVTRNYSRSTGGSSDRVDTSPSATNKLPNSQRGVKRQAAKDKEIKDQPFEVSNGATRRKAKTPTIHRETKETSGAQRVPANHVNNNVHMQQNINCRETTNYNKDQNIQPKHSKVNNSQRSDKHRNTDNLESESGLTDAAGALRGGSQYTVNDTNTIDTSREIESEEETHYTDFRDLFDTQSYSETKHTGEFSVDMSDSCISDPTKWILPKKGYKEVNPMRKMITPLFFPTFQSDTVINVSKYHPSFYNLYDYYFDDVITRLIIPEQDVTMTKLTNGRSVIWNAGEGESLVYATIHLKANRPVLVYILKDCTSKNKIDTLLRTNKGWKHITNYVAVLKSIPRPKIPRFDFTMDLIRSDNARFKVFDAMLGGIRTRFFIPRRGFRADKVHHNGAVIWKAQNYKRKKARFNWRAILVRAYLKRNSCYLIKITLRAHDGALSSVNYINSFDRWVEIDGSESERSRWILRNNTDFYE; from the coding sequence ATGTCCAAAATCGACGGTTCAAAATACAGTGTATCGGCTTCCAAGAGTAATGGCGTTCCTATTTTGCGGTGCACTGCCAAATCTAATGTCTTTCCCACCACCCTCAAGTATGGTAACGACGTAATCTGGAAGGGAAATGATGGAACTACTTGTAAATCAGCCCTAATCTACTTTGATGGAAACAAGCCCAAGGCTGCTGTATTAGGATATGAATTGGATGGGCGCAGCTCCGATATGTTCCTCTATAAAGACACATACAACTGGGTAGAAGATTATGACATGTACAAGGAGACAGTGGACAACCTTGTAGAGGCAGCCGAAGGTAGagaagaggatgatgatGATGAGGAggagaaagaagaagaacGAGTATACGACGATGAAGATACAATGGATCTGGAACTCGATGATGGCTGGGATGAGCCCACATCTCAGGAGCAGGAAGATGAGGACGAGGACCCCGAACCAGAGAGACGTCCTCGAAAAAGCAGAAAGTCAAGACGTAGGAAATCTAAAACACGCAAATCCAGAGGTTCCAATGAGAAATtaccagaggatgaagattcAGAATTTCAGGACGATTTCTGGGATACTCCGGATGACTACTCTGAAAGACAAGATGATACCCAAGACGAACCAGATGAACTTGTAattgaagaagatgaagcaGTGCAGCTTACAAAATCTTCTGGTAGTCCAGTTAGCATTGATATAGCCCAACCAAGTTCAGCTTGCAGACGTTTTGAATACATCTATGAAGATAATCACGTGAGACTTCTTATTCCACATGATGGTGTTCCTGTTGTAAGGATGTTTGACGGTAAAACTATTTTATGGGAGATGACCTCTAATCAGACTTTTGagttttccaaaatatatcTCAATAAGTATAGGAAGCCTGAACTCGTTCTTATCGCAACAACAACGAATTCAGTTGAACTTTATACACGTTTTAAGAAGACTTGGAAGGGGTGGAAAAAGTGTGAGGACTATAGCAATGAGCTTGATAAGCTAAAGATTACCTCAGAGGCAAACACTGCATTTACAATTCACTTGGAGGATAAGAAGGATACGGAGGAATGCACAATATTTGAAGCTCGAATGATTAATTTTTACACACAGTTCTTCTTTCCTAAACCTGGATACTTCGCGAGGGAAGTAATGTACAATGGCGTTACGCTATGGAAGAGTACAAATGGCAATGAAAGGTGCATTGGATGTGACTTGTATCTTAAGGGACGTGGACCTCCACTCCTTGTAGTTGTCATTCAGGGAAGAGTAAAAGGGTACAAGTTTTTCGAACTAGTAGGATCTAGATGGGTTCCAGTTAAGGACGGAGAATTTCCTGAAAAATTGGAACGCATGAAGATTGCCAATGGGAAGCCGTTAAAAGATTTTGATGAGACGATTGAACCGGAAGAACAGGATATGAATGTCCAAGAACCACcggaagaagaggaaacAGATTATCATctggataatgaagataaagatgaaaagagtGAGAAGGACTATGAAGATGTTGAGGAAACAGAGGAAGAGGACAATGAGTTAGATgagaatgaggaagaagatgaaccTCCATCTCAAGAGGTGAATGTGACTAGAAATTATTCAAGGTCAACTGGAGGCTCTTCTGACCGTGTTGATACCTCCCCTTCTGCAACGAATAAACTTCCAAATTCACAAAGAGGAGTAAAGCGTCAAGCTGCAAAGGATAAAGAGATAAAGGATCAACCCTTTGAAGTATCCAATGGTGCAACTAGGAGGAAAGCTAAAACTCCCACCATTCACAGGGAAACAAAAGAGACTAGTGGAGCTCAGAGAGTTCCTGCCAATCATGTAAACAATAATGTACACATGCAGCAGAATATAAATTGTAGAGAAACTACCAATTATAATAAAGATCAAAACATTCAGCCTAAACACAGTAAAGTAAACAATTCGCAAAGATCGGACAAACACAGAAACACTGATAATCTCGAAAGTGAATCAGGATTGACTGATGCTGCAGGTGCACTCAGAGGAGGTAGCCAATATACAGTCAATGATACAAACACAATAGACACGAGTAGAGAAATTGAATCCGAAGAAGAGACACACTACACAGATTTTAGAGATTTATTTGACACTCAGTCATATTCAGAAACCAAACACACGGGAGAGTTTTCTGTGGACATGAGTGACAGTTGTATTTCTGATCCCACCAAGTGGATACTCCCTAAGAAGGGATATAAAGAGGTTAATCCCATGAGAAAGATGATAACGCCTCTCTTCTTTCCAACATTTCAGAGTGATACAGTTATTAACGTTTCAAAGTATCATCCAAGCTTTTACAATCTTTACGATTACTATTTTGACGATGTGATCACGAGGCTTATTATTCCAGAGCAAGATGTTACAATGACAAAGTTGACGAACGGTAGAAGTGTCATATGGAATGCAGGGGAAGGAGAGAGTTTGGTGTATGCCACGATCCATTTGAAGGCAAACAGACCAGTCCTGgtctacattttaaaagatTGCACCTCAAAGAACAAAATTGATACACTGCTTAGAACCaataaaggatggaaacaTATAACCAACTACGTTGCCGTCCTCAAGAGCATCCCTAGGCCGAAGATACCCAGGTTTGATTTTACCATGGATCTCATTCGCTCAGATAACGCCAGGTTCAAGGTATTTGATGCAATGCTTGGCGGCATCAGAACGAGATTCTTTATCCCGAGACGAGGGTTTCGCGCCGACAAGGTCCATCATAACGGTGCGGTGATATGGAAAGCTCAGAATTATAAACGCAAAAAGGCTAGATTTAATTGGAGGGCAATTCTCGTGAGAGCTTACTTGAAGAGAAACTCTTGTTATCTCATCAAGATAACGTTAAGGGCCCACGACGGTGCACTCAGTTCCGTAAACTACATTAATTCATTTGATAGATGGGTTGAAATAGATGGATCTGAATCGGAGAGATCTAGATGGATACTGAGAAACAATACAGATTTTTATGAATGA
- a CDS encoding signal peptide containing protein (encoded by transcript BEWA_054390A) encodes MKFISLFYFAFIAKFCKAGWLDCCSCCCGSVEGGEALDISNPDLSIVDIKEDKEGCLTYKEFKPQSGSVITSVVDGETQIWKDKGRCKRLILRTAGNDRLLYIEIKKGKCKDFRYYEKKGDEWSSMKINGYFDKLNTMKNGGKKS; translated from the coding sequence ATGAAGTTTATTTCTCTGTTTTACTTTGCATTCATAGCAAAGTTCTGTAAAGCAGGATGGCTTGATTGTTGTTCTTGTTGCTGCGGAAGTGTTGAAGGTGGCGAGGCGCTTGATATATCAAATCCAGATCTATCCATAGTAGATATAAAAGAGGACAAAGAAGGCTGTCTTACATACAAAGAATTCAAACCACAGAGTGGCTCTGTAATTACTTCGGTAGTTGACGGCGAAACGCAAATATGGAAAGACAAAGGTCGCTGCAAACGTCTGATATTGAGAACAGCTGGAAATGATAGACTCCTTTACATAGAGATAAAAAAAGGTAAATGCAAAGATTTTCGGTATTATGAAAAGAAAGGTGATGAATGGTCATCCATGAAAATAAATGGTTACTTTGATAAGCTGAACACGatgaagaatggaggaaaaAAGAGCTAA
- a CDS encoding hypothetical protein (encoded by transcript BEWA_054360A), whose amino-acid sequence MRGRHLLEYKKVLSMPNVNSGVDLTATGEVYKIISANKWAHGTVVDLMRLSSDKVRCEWKDNGNVRGKDGKREPKIVSEGKIGQFTHNLDKGNGNPVDTCQSVLNLSQFDVKSATGGRPVMSPSGALLEKEETTPSLGLVGTSNKLHWYTTVDEAIGVTEDALEANGAEQPASQYVGTGGYRHQPKWRTLTSINEGVNDASMDTNIAQTSAGGGRRRNDQHSVDSCTLKASSETPNHTTVCSSEITHTSKNTRYTPDFADFMLKNDPLVTPGSRISSIRSQIYNLPLPRLQVWLNSIDLNSIIRLLKRYLNGDADSDKVMKTLSIIDAKLDIDSKTACNAVSKIMKIQYKAIKKFKNVSILHEPLYRRSIQAIEMHAKWVKVDIFFEMVETMLRIWVFSISDGSIEKIMQMHNSEGSTLKELCMPLLDFIECKIFNASTDSIESIIRVISLLSNHLDRDVLGNIHDIAFSKIKELSTRFSRRQTVQLLTLMLSIDSNLERPFLSLCRSLLTPRGKRSVVVDGKELALILKCLSLSASVDFYTSNTVLGFIELNEDTPLPDEVLKSIAIFLLRTFGIKPLSKDSIQLMRGWEKVTGPIEDLKVGKSIDSDFRSNVIKMAMYLKKSGDAVVETLTNPSWIKENCIVPTLKLDYLKILMDPQSPRDI is encoded by the coding sequence ATGCGTGGAAGGCACCTTTTGGAGTATAAAAAGGTACTTTCCATGCCAAATGTCAACAGTGGAGTCGATCTTACGGCCACTGGAGAAGTTTATAAGATTATCTCGGCCAATAAATGGGCTCATGGGACCGTTGTGGATTTGATGAGATTGTCAAGTGATAAAGTAAGATGTGAATGGAAGGACAATGGAAATGTGCGGGGGAAAGATGGCAAAAGGGAGCCAAAAATAGTCTCAGAGGGCAAAATCGGTCAATTTACGCACAATTTAGACAAAGGAAATGGAAATCCAGTTGATACTTGCCAATCTGTGCTAAACTTGTCGCAATTTGATGTAAAAAGTGCCACTGGAGGAAGACCCGTGATGTCGCCGTCAGGGGCTCTgctggaaaaggaagaaacGACGCCATCTCTTGGACTTGTCGGTACCTCTAATAAACTGCATTGGTATACAACCGTTGATGAGGCAATTGGCGTAACAGAAGACGCTCTAGAGGCCAACGGAGCTGAGCAACCTGCAAGTCAATACGTAGGCACTGGAGGCTATAGACACCAACCCAAGTGGAGAACGTTAACGTCTATAAATGAGGGAGTAAATGATGCATCAATGGATACCAATATAGCACAAACTAGTGCTGGAGGAGGAAGGAGGCGAAACGACCAACATTCAGTCGATAGCTGCACGCTTAAAGCTTCATCAGAGACTCCGAATCATACGACAGTTTGCAGTTCTGAAATAACACATACATCAAAAAACACGAGGTATACCCCTGATTTTGCAGACTTTATGCTTAAAAACGATCCTCTTGTAACTCCTGGTAGTCGCATCTCATCAATACGTTCACAAATCTACAATTTACCTCTACCTCGATTGCAGGTCTGGCTAAATTCTATAGACCTCAACAGCATAATCAGATTGCTAAAAAGATATTTAAACGGGGATGCAGACTCTGACAAGGTCATGAAAACCCTCAGCATCATTGATGCAAAATTGGATATTGACTCAAAAACTGCTTGCAATGCGGTATCaaagataatgaaaattcAGTACAAAGCGAtcaaaaaatttaaaaacGTCTCTATACTGCACGAACCCCTTTATAGGCGGTCAATACAGGCTATTGAGATGCATGCAAAGTGGGTAAAGGTCGacatattttttgaaatgGTAGAAACCATGCTGCGCATTTGGGTGTTTTCAATTTCTGATGGCAGCatagagaaaataatgcAAATGCATAATTCAGAAggaagtactttgaaagAACTCTGCATGCCTCTCTTGGACTTTATtgaatgcaaaattttcaatGCTTCTACAGATTCTATAGAGTCAATAATACGTGTCATTTCTCTCTTATCCAACCATTTGGATAGAGATGTCCTTGGAAACATTCACGATATCGCATTTTCAAAGATAAAGGAATTGTCAACGCGGTTCTCTAGGAGACAAACCGTTCAACTTCTCACTCTAATGCTATCAATTGACAGTAATCTAGAAAGACCATTCCTATCACTGTGCCGATCATTATTGACGCCGCGAGGTAAAAGAAGCGTTGTagttgatggaaaagagtTGGCACTAATCCTGAAATGTTTGTCATTATCTGCAAGTGTCGATTTTTATACCTCAAACACCGTTTTAGGCTTTATAGAATTAAACGAAGATACTCCTCTACCTGATGAAGTATTAAAATCCATCgcaatatttttattacGTACATTTGGAATTAAACCTCTCTCAAAGGACTCGATACAACTAATGAGAGGCTGGGAAAAGGTTACTGGTCCAATAGAAGATTTAAAGGTTGGTAAATCCATAGATTCAGATTTTAGGTCAAATGTCATTAAAATGGCAATGTATTTGAAAAAATCAGGGGATGCAGTCGTAGAAACACTGACAAATCCATCTTGGATTAAAGAAAACTGCATTGTTCCTACTCTAAAACTCGATTATTTGAAGATATTAATGGATCCTCAGAGTCCGAGGGATATCTGA
- a CDS encoding signal peptide containing protein (encoded by transcript BEWA_054370A) has translation MKALTLLYSSLILSILSPCICGDNNPDADSKKGSDDISIHKYEAIDLDEVSNFTIDLSSLNEAIHRTYEYYHDGNYILLLIPQRNILVTKVVNGTEDIWNAGGGVKLEYAKVYLKDFKPQLILITESIASCATWTWYLKDGSKWKDCKERYDEEIDKLRLFSPKRFDFILDTRNTNDSIECKKFEADILGAPVMLYFTKPNYLATDVRYGKESIWKATGDEKCVACDLYSSGDRPFIVLVIKNRQYKTLKYFERIDEKWLPMVSEEFNKKLLTVRKVHPKFGYNKDTEQGKQSSTSNTQDSCVSVNTVQKSWWSGCIDILKAGITPAAAHYFICTPPGLSYAIHSKMLEEDEQEEVRIDQANQRLEWRRIDEASQETLGDEFKKKND, from the coding sequence ATGAAAGCCCTCACTCTTCTCTACTCATCGCTGATCCTGTCTATTTTATCACCCTGTATCTGTGGAGATAACAATCCCGATGCTGATTCAAAAAAGGGGAGCGACGATatatccatccataaatATGAAGCCATTGATCTAGATGAAGTCTCAAACTTTACGATTGATTTAAGCTCCCTAAATGAAGCTATTCACAGGACGTATGAATATTATCACGACGGTAACTACATTCTACTGCTAATTCCGCAGAGAAACATACTTGTAACAAAGGTAGTAAATGGCACAGAAGACATCTGGAATGCTGGAGGGGGTGTAAAGCTCGAGTATGCCAAAGTTTATCTAAAAGATTTTAAACCACAGCTCATTCTCATTACGGAAAGTATCGCTTCATGTGCAACCTGGACATGGTACctaaaggatggaagtAAATGGAAAGACTGCAAAGAACGTTATGATGAGGAAATTGACAAGTTGAGGCTCTTCTCGCCAAAAAGATTCGACTTTATCCTGGATACTAGAAATACAAATGATAGCATAGAATGCAAAAAATTCGAGGCAGATATATTAGGAGCTCCCGTCATGTTATACTTTACAAAGCCAAACTATCTTGCCACCGATGTTagatatggaaaagaaTCCATCTGGAAAGctactggagatgaaaagtgCGTTGCATGTGATCTTTACTCCTCCGGTGATCGACCATTTATCGTACTTGTGATCAAGAATAGGCAATATAAAACGctgaaatattttgaaagaaTAGACGAAAAATGGTTGCCAATGGTCTCTGAGGAGTTCAACAAAAAACTCTTGACGGTAAGAAAGGTACATCCCAAATTCGGCTACAATAAAGACACTGAACAGGGGAAACAAAGCTCAACTTCTAACACACAAGATAGTTGCGTATCAGTGAATACAGTACAAAAGTCATGGTGGAGTGGATGCATTGATATCTTGAAAGCGGGAATAACACCTGCAGCGGCACATTACTTTATTTGTACTCCACCCGGACTTTCTTATGCTATACACTCTAAAATGCTagaggaagatgaacaagaagAGGTCAGGATCGACCAAGCAAACCAACGTCTTGAGTGGAGACGTATAGACGAAGCATCTCAAGAAACTCTCGGAGACGAATttaaaaagaagaatgattGA